One stretch of Prochlorococcus marinus XMU1402 DNA includes these proteins:
- a CDS encoding SHOCT domain-containing protein yields MIRNEYRPLNNKFRLFGYIVSLVGLFKITIPQNQWLLIPILIQNFYTLRALKNGPHKDIFREFKINVSPLKDLLRIFIVGLVGFLYGINVSAGFLVIIYSITLERFTAGLLGILCAGSTLYLVLITFNPDFGSNINQKSLNPKEDKTLSDVQVNWVKDKVDSFTTRLPEKETIERLGNIYNLTVTASEKIYQDAKKVSKNRGKSLPDLEDINKILSESALQRLTFNEMGGLSIDHEYKEPKKSKRENSLIKKRDIKSSLPKNSSTKDQLKEYKQLFDEGLISEEEYTLLKKKALDM; encoded by the coding sequence ATGATCAGAAATGAGTATCGTCCACTTAATAATAAGTTTAGACTCTTTGGTTACATAGTTTCCCTTGTAGGACTATTCAAAATAACAATTCCTCAAAATCAATGGCTTCTTATTCCAATCCTTATTCAGAATTTCTACACTCTTAGAGCTCTAAAAAATGGACCTCATAAAGATATCTTCCGGGAATTTAAGATAAATGTTAGTCCTCTAAAAGATCTTTTAAGAATTTTTATAGTTGGATTGGTGGGCTTTTTATATGGAATAAACGTTTCGGCAGGATTTTTAGTAATTATTTATTCAATAACACTAGAGAGGTTTACAGCTGGATTATTAGGAATACTATGCGCTGGGAGCACTCTTTATTTAGTACTTATAACTTTTAATCCTGATTTTGGAAGTAATATTAACCAAAAAAGTTTAAATCCAAAAGAAGATAAGACCCTTTCAGATGTTCAAGTTAATTGGGTAAAAGATAAAGTGGATTCTTTTACAACTAGACTTCCAGAAAAAGAAACTATAGAGAGATTAGGAAATATTTATAATCTCACAGTTACTGCATCAGAAAAAATCTACCAAGATGCAAAAAAGGTTTCAAAGAATAGAGGTAAATCCCTTCCTGATTTAGAGGACATAAACAAAATACTCTCAGAATCTGCTCTCCAAAGATTAACTTTCAATGAAATGGGAGGTCTTTCAATAGATCATGAATATAAAGAACCTAAGAAATCAAAAAGGGAAAATAGTTTAATAAAAAAAAGAGATATAAAATCATCATTACCAAAAAATAGTTCAACAAAAGACCAATTAAAAGAATACAAACAATTATTTGATGAAGGCTTAATAAGTGAAGAGGAATATACTTTACTAAAGAAAAAAGCATTAGATATGTAA
- a CDS encoding tetratricopeptide repeat protein yields MDLNDNPFYLLKAKTTDDKRKLLKLSEEALLNNDSSKINSARLVLSSPKRRIFAECSWFLGEDNKNLNRILESIKNINIKKIDFDLTNLSAANFFAYSILNSDLHEDGLFLIKNLIIFFDFIDSKKVLEAINQDRKISNIKLVNEAKDLNEELNNLRRFYISTINKFFDKLTISEYSNFFSNIIYDLYSDSKYEYNLLPELVDRYELNAKQIIDEGEVKISMQIDAIEKYISPKFYKGSLSLSLMTDKLIKSIDEWVRYVKPIQINFEQRGLVHSQSRNLAVVLRTLVGNISDLDIDLSLEISIDLKRLFIEVSEIKDLISQDINALTIAGAKIKVKKTKFKNKKIKEKTESKSKSKTQSKSLKKKYKNFSEVRKNNKNKKDRKNIYTIFNEFKSFLKSEKTYLIKLFLGISIVFLTIYFYGKQYDNFNPIVIRNSKIRETDNKSDFLFRGNKQYKAKNYKSAIAHYEKALTLDPNYFKAIFNLGLALYYLDNYDESISYFRKIISGKFENFEKRDAYLKLGDNLFLQKNYQLSTEAYTNAIKLDRSFSKAYLGRGRNYLKLEDYDSAEKDLLKYTNSGIRNWYAYQLLGDTYFYNKKYQQSIFYYDLAIKYADKNIDKSITYFYRGFSKKNLNKISDACQDFDIALKLSPENKNIEKIYQKNCNKE; encoded by the coding sequence ATGGATTTAAATGACAATCCTTTTTATTTATTAAAAGCAAAAACTACTGACGACAAAAGAAAGTTATTAAAACTTTCTGAAGAAGCTCTTCTAAATAATGATTCATCAAAAATTAACTCAGCTAGACTTGTGTTAAGTAGTCCTAAGAGAAGAATTTTTGCAGAATGTTCTTGGTTTTTAGGTGAAGATAATAAAAATCTAAATAGGATTTTAGAATCTATTAAAAATATAAATATAAAAAAAATTGATTTTGATTTAACTAATTTATCTGCGGCTAATTTTTTTGCTTATTCAATTTTAAATTCAGATTTACATGAAGATGGTTTATTTTTAATAAAAAACCTGATTATTTTTTTTGATTTTATTGATAGTAAAAAAGTACTTGAAGCAATTAATCAGGATAGAAAAATAAGCAATATAAAACTTGTTAATGAAGCTAAAGACTTAAATGAAGAGCTTAATAATTTGAGGAGATTTTATATATCAACAATAAATAAATTCTTTGATAAATTAACTATTTCTGAATATTCTAATTTTTTTTCAAATATAATTTACGACTTATACTCTGATAGCAAATATGAATATAACTTACTTCCAGAATTAGTAGATAGATATGAATTAAATGCGAAACAAATTATTGATGAAGGGGAAGTTAAAATATCAATGCAAATTGACGCTATAGAAAAGTATATTTCGCCCAAATTTTATAAAGGAAGCCTTTCACTTAGTTTAATGACAGATAAGTTAATTAAATCCATAGATGAATGGGTAAGATATGTAAAACCGATCCAAATAAATTTTGAACAAAGAGGGCTTGTTCATTCACAAAGTAGGAATTTAGCAGTTGTTCTTAGAACACTTGTTGGAAATATTTCTGATCTGGATATCGATTTATCTCTTGAAATATCAATAGATTTAAAAAGATTATTTATTGAAGTTTCAGAAATAAAAGATTTGATTAGCCAAGATATAAATGCATTAACCATAGCCGGAGCAAAAATAAAAGTCAAAAAAACTAAATTTAAAAATAAAAAAATCAAGGAGAAAACTGAATCAAAATCTAAATCAAAAACGCAATCAAAATCTTTGAAAAAAAAATATAAAAACTTTTCTGAAGTAAGAAAGAATAATAAAAATAAAAAGGATAGAAAAAATATATATACAATTTTTAATGAATTTAAATCTTTTTTAAAATCAGAAAAAACTTATCTTATAAAATTATTTTTAGGTATTAGTATTGTATTCTTAACAATATATTTTTATGGTAAACAATACGATAACTTTAATCCGATAGTAATTAGAAATTCAAAAATTCGTGAAACTGATAATAAATCAGACTTTCTTTTTAGAGGTAATAAACAGTATAAGGCTAAAAATTATAAATCTGCTATAGCACATTATGAAAAAGCTTTAACTCTAGATCCCAATTATTTTAAAGCTATTTTCAATCTGGGATTAGCTCTATACTATTTGGATAATTATGATGAATCTATTTCTTATTTTAGAAAAATAATATCTGGGAAATTCGAAAATTTTGAAAAAAGAGATGCATATCTGAAACTTGGAGATAATTTGTTTCTACAAAAAAATTATCAATTATCAACAGAAGCATATACTAATGCAATTAAATTAGATAGATCCTTTTCTAAAGCATACTTGGGTAGGGGGAGAAATTATTTGAAATTAGAAGATTATGATTCTGCTGAAAAGGATTTATTAAAGTATACAAATTCAGGTATTAGAAATTGGTATGCATATCAATTGCTTGGCGATACATATTTTTATAATAAAAAGTATCAACAATCTATTTTTTATTATGACTTAGCAATTAAATATGCAGATAAAAATATAGATAAATCAATTACTTACTTTTATAGAGGATTCTCGAAAAAAAATCTCAACAAAATAAGTGATGCTTGTCAAGATTTTGATATTGCTTTGAAATTATCACCAGAAAACAAAAATATAGAAAAAATTTATCAAAAAAACTGTAATAAAGAATAA
- a CDS encoding Hsp70 family protein has protein sequence MKNFIGIDLGTTNSSISSFDGDKVKIWKSPEQNDITPSVIFMNKRTKYYGQRAYDNEPFNSENTAKLFKRFMGTSTKIEFPALELSKTPEECSSEILSVLYGYLPEEMRNSDDTFSVITVPAAFNQVQKTATLKAASMAGIGKVALMQEPIAAVMSVMRSDNSDGIFLIFDLGGGTLDIAIAESIDGSVSLLSHGGIAMCGGRDFDRLLVKEVIKPWLEENFVLPKNFSNMKDYATLIKLCNWAAEKAKIELSSKHNSLITLSENEIRLNDLDGEPLYLDIPIDRKIFNSIIEEYLEQAIDSIRQTLKKVGLEEEDIQKIVFIGGPTSYKPLRDRITSSLNIEGSTELNPMTAVSEGASIFAESIDWDSINRERKRSSAEINDIGELSLKFNYLARTPSKQSRLRISLEKDAPKNIELEIKSKDTGWSSGRIKVEDGTSLELQLYKSGINRFLASVFDENGTEIKIKNNEISITKTAASIDGIPASHSIGVEVLDRLGGNSTLDFIVKEGDLLPKKVKKIFKTSQSLQAGKTGFIKIKLWEGEIKSPIYDNRYIGNLEITGNDFYEGFIPVGSDLECEFEILDSGNIVIGLKIPSIGEIFNNKNFYSIQDGKYTSETMYDLAQDQVENLMVRLEQLETVITDEKIQKAKQKVDYISKNKVNVNDPEDVQKSLENVQESKKLLAEVRQEYLRDIRKLDLKKAMNTFNNYSKEYSTTSESNKVETLYNSASKTIELDNNNFELSLNQIHQINFKILWRQDEFIIRKFKEFENSPHLFLDKENYRKLIAEGNEMIFKENTMNLRKILNSLWELVIYDDDENRLDDANILRG, from the coding sequence ATGAAAAATTTTATTGGAATTGATTTAGGAACCACTAATAGTTCTATCTCTTCTTTTGATGGAGATAAAGTAAAGATTTGGAAAAGTCCAGAGCAAAACGATATAACTCCTTCAGTAATTTTTATGAATAAAAGAACAAAATATTATGGACAAAGAGCTTATGATAATGAACCTTTTAACTCCGAAAATACTGCAAAACTTTTTAAGCGTTTTATGGGGACAAGCACAAAAATAGAATTTCCAGCATTGGAATTGAGCAAAACTCCAGAAGAATGTTCTTCAGAAATCTTAAGTGTTTTATATGGTTATCTACCAGAAGAAATGAGAAATTCAGATGATACATTTTCTGTAATAACAGTCCCAGCAGCTTTTAATCAAGTACAAAAAACAGCTACATTAAAGGCTGCTTCCATGGCAGGCATAGGAAAAGTTGCTCTCATGCAAGAACCTATTGCAGCTGTAATGAGTGTGATGAGGTCAGATAACTCAGATGGCATTTTTTTGATATTTGATCTTGGCGGAGGTACTTTAGATATTGCCATTGCTGAGAGTATAGATGGATCTGTATCGCTCCTTTCACATGGAGGTATTGCGATGTGTGGAGGGAGAGATTTCGATAGATTATTAGTTAAAGAAGTTATAAAACCATGGCTAGAGGAGAACTTTGTGCTACCCAAAAATTTTTCTAATATGAAGGATTATGCGACTTTGATTAAGTTATGTAATTGGGCTGCTGAAAAAGCAAAAATTGAACTTTCTTCAAAACATAATTCTTTAATTACACTTTCAGAAAATGAAATAAGATTAAATGATCTTGATGGAGAGCCTTTATATCTTGATATCCCAATTGATAGAAAAATTTTTAATTCAATTATTGAGGAATATTTGGAGCAAGCAATTGATTCAATTAGACAAACATTAAAAAAAGTTGGTTTAGAAGAGGAGGATATACAAAAGATTGTATTTATTGGGGGACCGACAAGCTATAAACCTCTTAGGGACAGAATTACATCATCCCTAAATATTGAAGGAAGTACAGAATTAAATCCTATGACTGCAGTATCAGAAGGGGCATCAATATTTGCCGAATCTATTGATTGGGATTCTATAAATAGAGAACGAAAACGAAGTTCTGCAGAGATTAATGATATTGGCGAATTGAGCTTAAAATTTAACTACCTTGCTAGAACTCCATCTAAACAATCAAGGCTTAGAATTTCTCTGGAGAAAGATGCCCCTAAAAATATTGAATTGGAAATTAAAAGTAAAGATACTGGATGGTCATCGGGAAGAATAAAAGTTGAAGATGGCACTTCATTGGAGTTGCAACTTTATAAAAGTGGTATAAATAGATTTTTGGCTTCAGTTTTCGATGAGAATGGAACTGAAATAAAAATAAAGAATAATGAGATTTCAATTACTAAAACAGCAGCATCTATTGATGGAATACCAGCATCTCACTCAATTGGTGTCGAAGTTCTTGATAGATTAGGCGGAAACTCTACTCTTGATTTTATTGTCAAAGAAGGTGATCTTCTCCCAAAAAAAGTAAAAAAGATTTTCAAAACCAGCCAATCTCTTCAGGCAGGTAAAACTGGATTTATAAAAATAAAGCTTTGGGAAGGAGAAATAAAATCACCAATATATGACAATAGATATATTGGTAATTTAGAAATAACTGGAAATGATTTTTATGAAGGATTTATCCCTGTAGGTTCAGATTTAGAATGTGAATTTGAAATCTTAGACTCTGGGAATATAGTAATTGGATTAAAAATACCTTCAATTGGCGAAATATTTAATAATAAAAATTTTTATTCTATTCAAGATGGTAAGTACACCTCCGAAACAATGTATGACTTAGCTCAAGATCAAGTAGAAAATCTTATGGTGCGCTTAGAGCAACTTGAAACTGTAATAACAGATGAAAAAATCCAGAAAGCTAAACAGAAAGTTGATTATATAAGTAAAAATAAAGTCAATGTAAATGATCCCGAGGATGTTCAAAAATCTTTAGAAAATGTTCAAGAGAGCAAAAAATTACTTGCTGAAGTGAGGCAAGAATATCTAAGAGATATTCGTAAATTAGATTTAAAAAAAGCTATGAATACCTTTAATAATTATTCTAAAGAATATTCAACTACATCTGAATCTAATAAAGTTGAAACTCTTTATAATTCAGCAAGTAAAACTATCGAATTAGATAATAATAATTTTGAGTTATCTTTAAATCAAATTCATCAAATAAATTTTAAAATTCTTTGGCGTCAAGATGAATTTATTATTAGAAAATTTAAGGAATTTGAAAATTCACCTCATCTCTTTTTAGATAAAGAGAATTATAGAAAACTAATAGCTGAGGGAAATGAAATGATATTTAAAGAAAATACAATGAATTTAAGAAAAATTCTTAATTCTCTCTGGGAGTTAGTTATATATGATGATGACGAGAATAGGTTGGATGATGCAAATATTTTGAGGGGTTAA
- a CDS encoding DUF2811 domain-containing protein — protein MQELNYNENSKVINHKDEVISFKCELQENLQRAMKEFVEEHPNWDQYRIIQAAIAGFLMQKGFQNRDLTRLYIGNMFSMNFKD, from the coding sequence ATGCAAGAGTTAAATTACAACGAAAATTCAAAAGTTATAAATCATAAAGATGAAGTAATAAGTTTCAAATGTGAACTTCAAGAAAATCTTCAAAGGGCTATGAAAGAATTTGTTGAGGAGCACCCTAACTGGGATCAATATAGGATAATACAAGCTGCTATTGCAGGATTTTTGATGCAAAAAGGATTTCAAAATAGGGATTTAACGAGACTCTATATTGGCAATATGTTCTCAATGAATTTTAAGGACTAA
- a CDS encoding hemagglutinin translates to MELRFFPINIFRETPKVTFFDAGIDSSNGSDVVIHSGEAISPPDDLKDEQYYVHNHQIDHNLVITGERKFVLINPSWDEPHHVIYLNRSMGALEIPTGTYHRSISGKEGSIVLNQPKRDKFFDPAKEFIPQKLDKINLIKARKSPPVYWIYENNKIKRIYFNPLERKVKTLV, encoded by the coding sequence ATGGAATTAAGATTCTTCCCAATAAATATTTTTAGAGAGACTCCAAAAGTCACATTCTTTGATGCAGGCATAGATAGTTCTAATGGTTCTGATGTTGTGATCCATTCTGGGGAAGCTATATCTCCTCCAGATGATTTAAAAGATGAGCAATATTACGTTCACAATCATCAAATTGACCACAATTTAGTTATCACTGGAGAAAGGAAATTTGTTTTAATAAATCCTTCCTGGGATGAACCTCATCATGTGATTTATTTAAATAGATCTATGGGAGCATTAGAAATTCCTACAGGAACTTATCACAGATCTATCTCAGGGAAAGAAGGTAGTATTGTTTTAAACCAACCCAAAAGAGATAAATTTTTTGATCCTGCTAAAGAATTTATCCCTCAAAAATTAGACAAAATTAATTTAATTAAGGCAAGAAAAAGTCCGCCTGTTTATTGGATTTACGAAAATAACAAAATCAAAAGAATCTATTTTAATCCTCTAGAAAGAAAAGTTAAAACTCTTGTTTGA
- a CDS encoding DUF1651 domain-containing protein, giving the protein MLLNILIASLIPFVVWVIQKISGNTGPKASYLRRRIFAYGILIIFIFSVIGFISLFQEAQGNGKSIEILSRVLARDSVFWAILLWAGLSNKPNEDKGFLYSIWQPFKAEYIADKKKISKSQKKIIQNKEPKFLSDETKEGWLIDQKNIWCKRFYLEKNPNADLKQYVVEQTGKLLPNQHPEITKELKLKIKEAKSDWKYYLNNGWLPTDKKWD; this is encoded by the coding sequence ATGCTTTTAAATATATTAATTGCCTCATTAATTCCTTTCGTTGTTTGGGTAATTCAAAAAATATCTGGGAATACAGGTCCTAAAGCTTCATATTTGAGAAGGAGAATATTCGCATATGGAATATTAATAATTTTTATTTTTAGCGTTATTGGTTTTATCTCCTTATTTCAAGAGGCACAAGGAAATGGAAAATCAATAGAGATATTATCAAGAGTCTTAGCAAGAGATAGTGTTTTTTGGGCGATATTATTATGGGCGGGTCTATCAAATAAACCAAATGAAGATAAAGGATTTCTTTATTCAATTTGGCAACCCTTTAAAGCTGAATATATTGCTGATAAAAAAAAGATATCTAAATCCCAAAAGAAAATAATTCAGAATAAAGAACCAAAATTTTTAAGTGATGAAACAAAAGAGGGATGGTTAATTGATCAAAAAAATATCTGGTGCAAAAGATTTTATTTAGAGAAAAATCCAAATGCAGATTTAAAACAATATGTTGTAGAGCAAACTGGTAAATTGCTTCCTAACCAACATCCAGAAATAACAAAGGAGCTTAAATTAAAAATTAAAGAAGCAAAATCAGATTGGAAATATTATTTAAATAATGGATGGTTACCTACAGATAAAAAATGGGATTAA
- a CDS encoding LOG family protein: MKKHISHSNNLKNLNLIINSDTYKLAHEDIGLLSRNEMRGVRMLLEITKPDLILEENKILSTIIIFGGASIAEESNTKKRIENIKELIEKNHKSILLKRNLNRLENLLLMSNYYQSAREFSKLASINNQNKNCNSHVIVTGGGPGIMEAANRGAFEANCKSIGLNISLPNEQIPNAFITPGLCFKFNYFALRKIHFVMRSVAAVFFPGGFGTLDELFELLTLCQTGMKTKIPIILFGREYWNKVINFEYLADHGLIEDEHLNLFQYADTATEAWKIIKSSKKSA, from the coding sequence ATGAAAAAACATATATCTCATAGTAATAATTTAAAAAACCTGAATTTAATTATTAATTCTGATACTTATAAATTGGCTCACGAAGATATTGGCCTACTAAGCCGAAATGAAATGCGTGGAGTTAGAATGCTTCTTGAAATTACCAAACCAGATTTAATCCTTGAAGAAAATAAAATTCTTTCAACCATAATTATTTTTGGAGGCGCAAGCATTGCAGAAGAATCAAATACAAAAAAGAGAATTGAAAATATAAAAGAATTAATTGAAAAAAATCATAAATCGATACTTCTAAAACGAAATTTAAATAGATTAGAAAATTTGCTTCTAATGAGTAATTACTATCAATCTGCAAGGGAGTTTTCTAAACTTGCTTCAATTAATAATCAAAATAAAAACTGTAATTCTCATGTGATTGTTACAGGTGGGGGACCAGGAATTATGGAAGCTGCTAATAGAGGTGCATTTGAAGCAAATTGTAAGTCTATAGGGTTAAATATCAGTCTCCCTAATGAACAAATACCAAATGCTTTTATAACTCCCGGTCTTTGCTTTAAATTTAATTATTTTGCATTAAGAAAGATCCATTTTGTTATGCGATCAGTAGCTGCCGTATTTTTTCCTGGAGGTTTTGGAACACTAGATGAATTATTTGAACTATTGACACTTTGTCAAACAGGAATGAAAACTAAAATCCCAATCATACTTTTTGGTAGAGAGTATTGGAATAAGGTAATTAACTTTGAATATTTAGCTGATCATGGATTAATTGAAGATGAACATTTAAATCTTTTCCAATATGCAGACACTGCAACAGAAGCATGGAAAATTATCAAATCGTCAAAAAAGTCAGCCTAG
- a CDS encoding EVE domain-containing protein: MPQQEPSYWLMKSEPDAYSIDTLKNDGETLWDGIRNYQARNFMRKMNKGDKVFFYHSNCKPPGIVGLMEVIDLNIVDPTQFDKDSKYYDPKSKPDNPRWDCVKVKYKSRSEKILSLPELKILFNEDELLVVKKGNRLSILPVRNDIAKILLEKI, encoded by the coding sequence ATGCCACAACAGGAACCTAGCTACTGGCTAATGAAAAGCGAGCCTGATGCTTATAGCATAGATACTTTAAAAAATGACGGTGAAACTTTATGGGACGGAATAAGAAATTATCAGGCTCGGAACTTTATGAGAAAAATGAATAAAGGAGATAAGGTTTTTTTCTATCATTCGAACTGTAAACCCCCTGGTATTGTGGGACTTATGGAGGTAATAGATTTAAATATTGTTGATCCTACTCAATTTGATAAAGATTCAAAATATTATGATCCAAAATCGAAACCTGATAATCCGAGATGGGATTGTGTAAAAGTAAAATACAAATCTAGATCAGAAAAGATTTTAAGTTTACCTGAATTAAAGATTTTATTTAATGAAGATGAGTTATTAGTTGTGAAAAAAGGGAATAGGTTATCAATATTACCTGTAAGAAATGATATAGCAAAAATACTACTAGAAAAAATATAA
- a CDS encoding S24 family peptidase — MLISITPPALFLSYLIYYPLNKLFKNWPYWQKKTADYKDFRWLLFFTLKNIYLSPLNFFDPIYRLIINRLLKHRTIILGFDSMEPTICKEDIIVYKLFNKNHADLDIGEIVICRYKLNILIGRIYSIKDEFILIAPDNKKYLNYYLENFSIPINNIIGIYLFHNPNLELNKK; from the coding sequence ATGCTTATTTCAATTACTCCTCCTGCGTTATTTTTAAGTTATTTAATTTATTATCCTCTTAATAAGTTATTTAAAAACTGGCCTTATTGGCAAAAAAAGACAGCCGATTACAAAGATTTTAGATGGCTATTGTTTTTTACTTTAAAAAATATCTACTTATCACCTTTGAATTTTTTCGATCCTATTTATAGATTAATAATTAATAGACTATTAAAACATAGAACTATAATTTTGGGTTTTGATTCTATGGAACCTACAATTTGTAAAGAAGATATTATAGTTTATAAGTTATTTAATAAAAATCATGCAGATTTAGATATTGGAGAAATAGTCATTTGTAGATACAAATTAAATATATTAATAGGTCGTATTTATTCTATTAAAGACGAATTTATATTAATTGCACCTGATAATAAAAAATATTTGAATTATTATTTAGAAAATTTTTCAATACCAATAAATAATATAATTGGTATTTATCTTTTTCATAATCCTAATTTAGAGCTAAATAAGAAATGA
- a CDS encoding DUF1818 family protein, which translates to MVKDQKKWRLLKDFKKGKFCFLIGVDNWSIELQKKEFHSLYLLLLRINKQLLDIKNELMDEEFISLELEQLPWYIELKGKKKEWSLRFVFESQEQTRSFEMYWPIPIAQNLFYEIKNMWESMD; encoded by the coding sequence TTGGTAAAAGACCAAAAAAAGTGGAGATTGTTGAAAGATTTTAAAAAAGGCAAATTTTGCTTTTTGATTGGAGTAGATAATTGGTCAATTGAATTACAAAAAAAGGAATTTCATTCACTTTATCTTTTACTTTTAAGAATTAATAAACAACTTTTAGATATAAAGAATGAATTAATGGATGAGGAATTTATTTCTTTAGAATTAGAACAACTGCCTTGGTATATAGAGCTAAAAGGGAAAAAAAAAGAGTGGAGTTTAAGGTTTGTTTTTGAAAGTCAAGAACAAACAAGATCATTCGAAATGTATTGGCCGATACCAATTGCGCAAAATTTATTTTATGAAATAAAAAACATGTGGGAATCAATGGATTAA
- a CDS encoding DNA-directed RNA polymerase subunit omega: MNISNNTGIDSNDLAKRGESLIRKSTNRYLTTVKIAFRAKQRRFDDFDGLLEESTIKPVQRSIIELSDEQDQPDLLPG; the protein is encoded by the coding sequence ATGAACATATCAAATAATACGGGAATCGACTCTAATGATCTTGCAAAAAGAGGTGAGAGTTTAATAAGAAAATCAACTAATAGATACCTAACTACAGTAAAAATTGCTTTTAGAGCTAAACAAAGACGTTTTGATGATTTTGATGGATTATTGGAGGAGTCAACTATAAAACCCGTTCAAAGGTCAATTATTGAACTAAGCGATGAGCAAGACCAACCAGATTTACTACCTGGTTAA